The Misgurnus anguillicaudatus chromosome 21, ASM2758022v2, whole genome shotgun sequence genome includes a window with the following:
- the snapc2 gene encoding snRNA-activating protein complex subunit 2, whose amino-acid sequence MKPPSRRRTEPSRFRPKSTEEDQAVIVRSICLGWTRKEQQDFLQGLKQQQNFESELDLTVLQKKVPKRPLKEIEDLVNLLKSRVLQTVFLQVQKQRKEEQKNKVPIEIWGELVQKLTGSHESTVSAAFSQMLVIAGTEPRSLIHSIPPQAIAIQSPTRSSHPIPLSAKPNAQLCPSLLPTTPLLPVLPGQVDNTIQTSTLDISSTTSASTSLVGSTFIQPESVEHANKFQFDNASTSSALQLSTPKTPTQESSQVTSSPSQQKSEPQPTASDPSSVSAASLSPPVSVPSNEPNPAHSEPTDQDSSHRPRVLKCIVNFDKIYEFISDPDSKMCNSALSSMECAVLFDMLMSLPEELSLLNCKQLQHHLLQVHEQLSKPGQMPVSSPKTVENISHANVVDSAELSKQQTMTAGSSHPPGGLSGDSSITEPPKNKDWASAGICPLNPLMIPVALLKRQTVDCKK is encoded by the exons ATGAAGCCTCCATCTCGTCGCCGAACTGAACCTTCACGCTTCAGGCCAAAGAGCACTGAGGAAGACCAAGCGGTCATTGTTAGGTCAATTTGCCTAGGATGGACTCGGAAAGAACAACAGGACTTTCTACAAGGTTTAAAACAGCAGCAGAATTTTGAATCAGAATTAGATCTGACTGTGCTTCAAAAGAAAGTGCCAAAACGTCCTCTCAAAGAG ATTGAGGACCTGGTGAATTTATTGAAGTCCCGAGTGCTGCAGACGGTGTTTCTACAGGTCCAGAAACAGAGGAAAGAGGAGCAAAAGAATAAAGTTCCAATTGAGATCTGGGGAGAGCTGGTGCAGAAACTCACTGGATCCCATGAAAGCACCGTTTCTGCGGCCTTTTCTCAG ATGCTTGTGATTGCTGGCACAGAGCCCCGCAGCCTGATACACTCCATCCCTCCACAGGCCATCGCAATCCAATCACCTACTCGTTCCAGTCATCCTATTCCCTTAAGTGCAAAGCCTAATGCACAGCTTTGCCCTTCCCTTCTGCCCACCACTCCTCTACTACCAGTATTGCCTGGACAGGTTGATAATACCATTCAAACATCCACTTTAGACATAAGCTCAACTACCAGTGCTTCCACCAGCTTGGTGGGCTCTACATTTATTCAGCCTGAGTCTGTGGAGCATGCTAACAAATTCCAGTTTGATAATGCATCAACCAGTTCAGCTCTACAGCTTAGCACACCTAAGACACCCACTCAGGAGTCCTCACAGGTGACAAGCAGCCCAAGTCAGCAGAAATCTGAACCACAGCCAACAGCATCCGATCCGAGCTCCGTGTCAGCTGCATCACTATCACCGCCGGTTTCCGTGCCATCAAATGAGCCCAATCCAGCTCACTCAGAACCGACGGATCAAGATTCTTCACACAGACCAAGAGTGCTGAAGTGCATTGTGAATTTTGACAAAATTTATGAATTTATAAGTGACCCAGACTCTAAAATGTGCAATTCAGCTCTTAGTTCAATGG AGTGCGCGGTGCTGTTTGACATGCTGATGAGCCTTCCTGAGGAGCTTTCCTTACTGAACTGCAAGCAACTTCAACATCATCTGCTGCAGGTGCACGAACAGCTCTCCAAACCTGGGCAAATGCCGGTTTCCTCTCCAAAAACCGTCGAAAACATTTCACATGCCAATGTAGTTGATTCTGCTGAGTTATCAAAGCAACAAACGATGACTGCTGGATCCTCTCATCCTCCTGGTGGTCTCTCCGGTGACTCATCCATCACAGAACCACCAAAGAACAAAGACTGGGCCTCAGCCGGCATCtgtcctctgaatcctttgatGATTCCAGTAGCTTTGTTAAAAAGACAAACTGTAGATTGTAAGAAATGA